A region of the Candidatus Saccharimonadales bacterium genome:
GACACCGACACCGGTTTTACTAACCGGATGGCCGCGGACTACGGCGAACCCCAAATCTAAGTCGGCTAACACGGTAGTGGTTTGGCTGGTGATGTCCAAATTAGTCGTCGTAGCGGGTAGCTGGGTAGCCTTGACCGCGCCGAATTCACTTAAAACAACGGCGCTATAGTTTATCGTGAACGACCAGGGCTTTGTCGATTTGAGTTTGGTTTTTGGCAAATCAACCTTAATCGATTGCTCCTCGGGCAAAAAATTGACGCTCAGCTTGGCCCCGTCCTCGGATTTTGCCGTCAAACCCGCTAAATCTGCGCCCATAACACCGATCATCGCGGCCGCCGGCAAGGCCTTCTTGTCGGCGCCGTTGACCGTAAAAATCTGTTTGACTTTGGCCTTTTCGTTGACTCCGCCGATGTCGATCGTCGTCACCAGCCTTAGGCTGTAGGCCGTGGCCCTAACAGGTGTTGCCAGCCCGCTAATAAGTAGCGTGCCGACTAACCATAAAACCAGAAATTTTGCTTTTTTGTTTCTCACCTTAAAGTTGCTTAAACTACTCTTTAAAGACCGTGTAGGTTCAAGTTTAGCACACATTAGCTTAAACATTTTAGCCCCTTAAGCAGTCTGTTTATCCTCTAGAGCGTGGATTTCGGCGTCGGACAACCCAAAATGATGACCGACCTCGTGCCAAACGGTTTTTTTGACCAGCGCCGCTAGTTGGTCCGAGTTTCGGGCCACGTACGCCAGCGGCTGGCGAAAAATCGTGATTTTATCGGGCAGTACCAACGAATAATTCGACCCGCGGCGAGTTTTGGGAATGCCCTCATATAGACCAAACAGCGACTGCCAGGGTGGCAGCCGCATCTTGGCCCGCTGCCACCAATCCGGCGTGTCTTGCCAGGTAATAGCAACGTTGTCCAACTTA
Encoded here:
- a CDS encoding metallopeptidase family protein, coding for MIEVTDAEFEAMVATGIDAIPERFAVKLDNVAITWQDTPDWWQRAKMRLPPWQSLFGLYEGIPKTRRGSNYSLVLPDKITIFRQPLAYVARNSDQLAALVKKTVWHEVGHHFGLSDAEIHALEDKQTA